The DNA window GCGGTGAATATTGTCGGCATAGAACGGGTCATACTCGATCCCCGCCCGAAACAGATCAAGCTGTGTGTTGCCGGGGACAGAAGAGGACACAGACTCCCAATCCTTCAAAATCTCTTCTGAAAAAGCTTGGGGACATCCCGCCGATTCGGGTGCAAAATACAACCGCCATGTACCGTTAAGTGATTGATTCAACATTGCTTATACCTCTTTAACACTTTATTTTCATGTGCTTGGATATCTTTGCTTTCGGCTATAACGCTTTCAAATATTGCGTTTGTTTTGAAAACCTTACCGCCACACGTGGCTGATATGCGTTTTTTGACCACATACGGATTTTTGATATTACCATATATTCAACATATCATGTGCTTTTATTTTATCAGAAAAAAACTCGTTTGAGAATGGCTTTTTTACGGAAAAATATTGCTTTTATTTGGAATTGGTGATAAAATATCATAAAAGGCGGTGGTTTTTTGCATATTTTGAAAAAGGAAGACCTCTTCTCCGATGCATTGGTATGGGCTATCAAAAAAAGGTATATAGGGGATTATAAGGCTCATGGTCATGATTTTTTTGAAATAGAGTATGTAATAAAGGGACAGGGCATTTACGAGATAGACGGCAAATCGTATCATATAAAAGAGGGTATGCTGTTCTTTATGACCCCTGCCAACGTTCATGCCGTAAAGGGCGCCGACATGGAGCTTATAAACGTCATGTTCAAAACCGGCGGTGATATATTACCCTTCAATGTGGGAAGCTCCTGCATATCGGTTACCGAAATCCCCGCGCAGGACAGAACGTTGATTTATGAAATGCTTTTTGAGCTTGTGAAAATTCATCAGAATAATGCATACTACGGAAGATTGATACTTGAATGTGTTTTTCAAAAGCTGTCCTTGTTTGCCGATAAAAGCACCAAGCCCACCGAGCAATATATTTCCAAAGCCATAACCTTTATATTGGAAAACTTCAGAAAAGGAATTACCCTGGGAGATGTTGCGAGAAATCTCGGATTGTCAAAGGCTTACCTATCAGACTATTTTGTCAAACAAACGGGTATAAACTTCAAAGCATATCTGGATAACCTGCGTTTTGATTATGTCAGAATACTGCTCGAATTCACCGATGCTCCCGTGGGAGAGGTATATGCCGATGCGGGTTTTACGGATTACACCAACTTTTCGCGACGCTTCAAAAGCCGCTTCGGAATGTCACCGTTTGCATATAGAAAAAACAATACAAAGGAATAACCTCTGCGCCTTCAGATAAAGAAAATCGGACACATCACAGGAGAAAGCTCCTGAATGATGTGTCCGTTTTTATTGCACAAATGTGTTTTCAGCTATTTGTGTGCGGCATGCTCGCATACTTTATTTATGCAAAATGAATGTTTTATCCTGATTTTTAATCGTTTGTTTTACAGTTGCATTTTCCGAATGCGGTAAGGCTTACAAGTCCGGGGGTGATGCCTTTGGGTGCAGAAATTATTCTCAATCGTATTGCATAAGCGATAACAGGTTCAAATTGCCTGTAATCTATACACAGATCGTCCGTGTTATCTGAGGCATCCACAAGGGTTTTCCAGCTTGTGCATTTCGGATCGTCTGCATATTCAATAACATAGCATATGGGACCGGGAAATATACCGTTATCGGTGTCCATGCCGATATCTCGCCACATGAGACGCACGGAGTGTACAAAGTAAGATGTCGCGGTGCCCAGAATAAAGGTTATTTCGGGTGATTTGTCATCTTCTGCAGGCTGCCACCACGAAAGAACACTGTCATCACCGGCATAAATCGAATCTCTGCCGGGCGCATTGCTCGATGCGGTGGGGCGCTCCATAAAGGTGAGCGGCAAAAGCCCCGCAGAGTTGCCATTTTCGGGATTTTTAAGCACACCGGGTGCAAACTGAGGTGTTTCAGTCACCTCGGGGCAGTAAAGCTCACCGTTTTCATCTATGCCGATAGGATCCATTCCTATACGGCGCTCAAATTTATGATAGAAATTGAAAATACAGGTATAAAATATCCACAGAGTGTTATTGGGGCCGTCAACGATGCAACCGTGTCCCGCACCGCGCATTATCCCGTCAGGCTTTCGTGTGAGCGGGGTGTGTCTTTTCTGAGGAACAAAGCCGGAAAGAGGACCTTCGTCCGAATAAACAACGGCATTTGCATATTTTCCGTACTGAGTGCCGTTGGCACTGTACAGAAGATAATAGCGTGAGCCGATTTTTTTCATCCATTGACCCTCTATCCATCCCATACGGAGGTTTTGATTGTGCTCTCCCTTGGGCTGCCAGTAAATACTCGGGTCGTACTTGTTTATAACCACAGGTTCGGTAATGCATTCCCAGGGCTTGTCGGGGTTAAGCTCTACTCCCATTGTACATGCCATGTTCTCTACATCAAGATCACTCGGTATTAATTCGTGATAGTAAAAATAAAGTCTGTCTCCATCGGCAAGATAGCATCCGTCGGCAACCTTAAGTATGTTTCCGTTAACATCAGTAAGGTGACCGCACAATGTGAATGGCCCCAGCGGGCTGTCGGCAGAATATACCTCACTGATACTGTGACCGTTCAGATACCATTTACCTCTGAATTCCACAACCGCAGGACTGTATCTGAGGTTTGGCACGCCTATATCCACGTGCTTCCAGTGTACGAAATCTTCTGAAACATATGCCACCGCATAGCTTGGATACATTATCCATTTTCCGTCATGATAT is part of the Oscillospiraceae bacterium genome and encodes:
- a CDS encoding helix-turn-helix domain-containing protein, which codes for MHILKKEDLFSDALVWAIKKRYIGDYKAHGHDFFEIEYVIKGQGIYEIDGKSYHIKEGMLFFMTPANVHAVKGADMELINVMFKTGGDILPFNVGSSCISVTEIPAQDRTLIYEMLFELVKIHQNNAYYGRLILECVFQKLSLFADKSTKPTEQYISKAITFILENFRKGITLGDVARNLGLSKAYLSDYFVKQTGINFKAYLDNLRFDYVRILLEFTDAPVGEVYADAGFTDYTNFSRRFKSRFGMSPFAYRKNNTKE